A genomic segment from Legionella micdadei encodes:
- the fabD gene encoding ACP S-malonyltransferase has protein sequence MFKLAYVFPGQGSQHVGMLSELAERYSFITDCFKQVSDELGYDLWQLVQQGPESQLNQTEYTQVAMLTADVAVFTLLQKQGVARAHMMAGHSLGEYAALVCANAISLADAAQLVAKRGQLMQSTVPLGQGAMAAIVGLTDEQVQSVCAQASTSESQVTPANYNALGQVVIAGHSSAVERAVRLAEEMEARLAKIIPVSVPCHCPLLVEAAAAFEEYLAKANFTTPEGAVISNVDLSIYRSVDQIRSLLKEQLYRPVRWVETIQLMKKNDIDHVVECGPGKVLSGLIKRIERGLLTMSVNDNASLEQALDQFNIKETSY, from the coding sequence ATGTTCAAATTAGCTTATGTATTCCCAGGCCAAGGTTCTCAGCATGTAGGTATGCTGTCTGAGTTGGCTGAACGATATTCCTTTATTACTGACTGCTTTAAACAAGTTTCTGATGAGCTTGGCTATGATTTATGGCAATTAGTACAACAAGGGCCTGAATCACAGTTGAATCAAACAGAATACACTCAAGTGGCTATGCTCACTGCGGACGTAGCAGTTTTTACACTTTTACAAAAACAAGGTGTAGCGCGCGCCCACATGATGGCGGGGCATAGTTTGGGTGAGTACGCAGCTTTAGTTTGCGCCAATGCAATAAGTTTGGCGGATGCTGCACAATTGGTTGCAAAACGCGGCCAACTCATGCAAAGCACTGTTCCTTTAGGTCAAGGAGCTATGGCTGCAATCGTTGGCTTAACTGATGAGCAAGTTCAATCAGTCTGTGCTCAAGCAAGTACATCTGAATCCCAAGTTACCCCGGCAAATTACAATGCTCTAGGGCAGGTGGTTATTGCTGGACATAGTTCAGCAGTAGAGCGAGCAGTTAGGCTTGCTGAAGAGATGGAAGCGCGCTTAGCTAAGATCATACCTGTCAGCGTCCCTTGTCATTGTCCATTATTAGTTGAAGCAGCTGCCGCTTTTGAAGAGTATCTTGCTAAAGCAAATTTTACGACTCCGGAAGGAGCTGTTATTTCAAATGTGGATCTAAGCATTTACCGCTCAGTTGACCAAATACGTTCTCTTCTTAAAGAACAACTTTATCGACCCGTACGCTGGGTTGAAACGATTCAATTAATGAAAAAGAACGACATCGACCATGTTGTTGAGTGTGGTCCTGGAAAAGTATTAAGTGGTTTAATCAAGCGTATTGAACGTGGTTTGCTAACCATGAGTGTTAATGACAATGCCAGCCTAGAGCAAGCATTAGACCAATTCAATATTAAAGAAACATCTTATTAA
- the plsX gene encoding phosphate acyltransferase PlsX: MKNITIAIDAMGGDHGLKIVIPACVRAARHNPDLKLLLVGDQNQVNAHLKKLGVAQNNQFSVVHASEVVAMDELPSHAMRNKKDSSMRVAINLVKEGRAQACVSAGNTGALMATARFVLKTLPGIDRPAIIAELPTARGRTRVIDLGANVDSCAEHLFQFAVMGSALIQAVDKKPKPKIGLLNIGVEEIKGNDQVKRTAHMLAECSLMNYVGYVEGDHFYSGDVDLVVCDGFVGNVALKASEGLAKLMLSLLKESFSRNFLTKFAGLLALPALGHLKKRMDPARYNGASLLGLNGIVVKSHGGAGELAFQYAIEEAMLEVKNNVVDLVREQITDFINQGLLL, translated from the coding sequence TTGAAAAATATCACCATTGCTATAGATGCGATGGGCGGGGATCATGGCTTAAAAATTGTGATTCCTGCTTGTGTACGTGCCGCTCGACACAACCCTGATTTAAAGTTGTTGTTGGTTGGTGATCAAAATCAGGTAAATGCCCATCTGAAAAAACTTGGGGTAGCCCAAAATAATCAATTTTCCGTCGTGCACGCTTCGGAAGTTGTTGCTATGGATGAGTTACCGTCTCATGCGATGCGGAATAAGAAAGATTCCTCCATGCGGGTGGCTATCAACTTAGTCAAAGAAGGGCGCGCTCAGGCTTGTGTAAGTGCTGGCAATACGGGTGCGCTTATGGCGACAGCTCGTTTCGTTTTAAAAACGTTGCCGGGAATTGATCGGCCTGCGATCATTGCTGAATTACCAACTGCACGCGGAAGAACACGCGTCATCGATTTAGGCGCTAATGTTGACTCTTGTGCCGAGCATCTTTTTCAATTTGCTGTGATGGGCTCTGCCCTAATTCAAGCAGTGGATAAAAAACCAAAACCTAAAATTGGCCTGCTTAATATCGGCGTTGAAGAAATCAAGGGTAATGACCAAGTTAAACGCACAGCACATATGCTTGCTGAATGCAGTTTGATGAATTATGTGGGTTATGTTGAAGGGGATCATTTCTACTCCGGAGACGTGGATCTTGTTGTATGTGATGGTTTCGTAGGCAATGTTGCTCTAAAAGCAAGCGAAGGCTTGGCTAAATTAATGCTTTCCCTGCTTAAAGAATCGTTTTCACGAAATTTTCTTACCAAGTTTGCTGGCCTTCTTGCCTTACCTGCCTTAGGGCACCTAAAGAAACGTATGGACCCAGCCCGTTACAACGGCGCAAGCCTTTTAGGACTTAACGGCATTGTGGTTAAAAGTCATGGTGGTGCAGGTGAACTTGCTTTTCAATACGCGATTGAAGAGGCAATGCTAGAAGTCAAAAATAATGTGGTCGACTTGGTACGAGAACAAATAACCGATTTTATCAATCAAGGTTTGTTACTATGA
- the fabG gene encoding 3-oxoacyl-ACP reductase FabG has product MTNLQGKTALVTGASRGIGKAVALTLAKKGAFVIGTATSSQGAEAISTMFAEEKINGEGVVLDVTSKEGVENLMTQLSDQDKLPSILVNNAGITCDNLLLRMDDEEWYKVIETNLNAIFRLSKACLKPMFRARWGRIISIGSVVGSSGNSGQTNYTAAKAGVVGFTKSLAQEIGSRGITVNVVAPGFIDTDMTLALPDVVKEEMLKRIPMKKLGRPEDIAEAVAFLASDSANYITGETIHVNGGMYMD; this is encoded by the coding sequence ATGACAAATTTACAAGGTAAAACAGCATTAGTTACTGGTGCAAGCAGAGGAATTGGTAAAGCAGTCGCACTAACTCTTGCAAAGAAGGGCGCTTTTGTTATTGGAACTGCCACATCCTCACAAGGTGCCGAGGCAATTTCAACTATGTTTGCCGAAGAAAAAATTAATGGAGAAGGTGTTGTATTGGATGTAACAAGCAAAGAGGGTGTGGAAAATTTGATGACCCAGCTTTCTGACCAGGATAAACTCCCCTCTATCTTAGTTAATAATGCCGGCATTACCTGTGATAATCTATTATTGAGAATGGATGATGAGGAGTGGTATAAGGTTATTGAAACAAACTTAAATGCTATATTCAGGTTATCCAAAGCTTGTCTTAAGCCGATGTTTCGTGCACGTTGGGGACGAATCATCAGCATTGGTTCAGTAGTAGGTTCCAGTGGTAATTCTGGTCAAACGAACTACACAGCAGCTAAAGCGGGTGTAGTAGGTTTTACAAAATCTCTTGCTCAAGAAATAGGCAGTCGTGGTATTACTGTAAATGTTGTTGCGCCTGGTTTTATCGACACTGATATGACTCTTGCACTTCCTGATGTAGTAAAAGAAGAGATGCTAAAACGCATCCCAATGAAAAAATTAGGACGCCCTGAAGATATTGCTGAAGCAGTGGCTTTTTTAGCTTCTGATAGTGCAAATTATATAACCGGTGAGACCATTCATGTGAATGGCGGCATGTATATGGATTGA
- a CDS encoding beta-ketoacyl-ACP synthase III encodes MKNAVINGTGSYLPERIVTNKDLESSLDTSHEWILSRTGISSRRIASEHETTSYMACQAAARAIEASDIVADDLDLILVATCTPNHMFPSMACHVQKSLNITKPIPAFDISAACSGFVYTMDVARQYINTGSAKHVLVIGSESMSRALDWTDRSTCVLFGDGAGAVVLSASDKPGILASTLHAMHDQEGYLTYPNYTNLDQRAFIGMRGNEVFKLAVNIMGDVVDEILQSCHLQKSDINWLIPHQANLRIIQAIAKKLNLPMSQVIVTIEHQGNTSAASIPLALDYSIRENRIKRGDLLLMESFGAGMTWGAMVIRY; translated from the coding sequence ATGAAAAATGCCGTTATTAATGGAACTGGTAGTTACTTACCTGAACGTATTGTTACCAATAAGGATTTAGAGTCAAGCCTGGATACTAGTCACGAGTGGATTTTATCGCGAACAGGCATTAGTAGTAGACGTATAGCTTCGGAGCATGAAACGACTTCGTACATGGCTTGCCAAGCTGCAGCAAGAGCGATCGAAGCTTCAGACATTGTTGCAGATGATCTTGATTTAATTTTGGTCGCTACTTGTACCCCGAATCACATGTTCCCAAGCATGGCATGCCATGTGCAAAAATCGCTTAATATAACCAAACCTATACCAGCCTTTGATATCAGCGCAGCGTGCAGTGGTTTTGTATATACGATGGATGTAGCTAGGCAATACATCAATACCGGTAGTGCGAAACATGTCTTGGTTATTGGTAGTGAAAGTATGTCGCGGGCGCTAGACTGGACTGACCGATCTACTTGCGTATTATTTGGTGATGGGGCTGGCGCAGTTGTGCTAAGTGCGAGTGATAAGCCTGGTATTCTGGCCAGTACGCTGCATGCCATGCATGATCAGGAAGGTTATTTAACTTACCCTAATTATACTAATTTGGATCAAAGAGCATTTATCGGCATGAGAGGCAATGAGGTTTTCAAACTTGCAGTCAACATCATGGGGGATGTTGTCGATGAAATTCTTCAGTCTTGTCACTTGCAAAAATCAGATATTAATTGGCTCATTCCACACCAAGCTAATCTTCGCATCATTCAGGCAATAGCGAAAAAATTAAATCTGCCCATGTCACAAGTAATTGTGACAATAGAGCATCAAGGAAATACTTCCGCAGCATCAATACCGTTAGCTTTAGATTATTCTATACGCGAAAACCGAATTAAACGAGGCGATTTATTACTGATGGAATCTTTTGGTGCCGGAATGACTTGGGGCGCGATGGTTATACGATACTAG